One Pantoea trifolii DNA segment encodes these proteins:
- a CDS encoding ABC transporter substrate-binding protein: protein MRSLILLVALWGSSFALHAATPKDTLVVAVPLDGIISFDPAESFETVSNSVQHNIYQTLVEADRNDPQKLAPLLATHWQQGSTPHSLVFNIQPDAHFSSGNPVTAQDVIFSLTRAVQLNKAPSFILAEFGWTNENIASQFKVLNDHQLEIQWPAQIGQNLALRLLTAPVASVVDSKTVQQHVANNDLGNGWLHTNSAGSGAFILQQYVPQQALVLSANQQANPQPKLKRILLKGVADAGARRLLIQQGDVDVAYQLGPDQIDALKSDKNLRIEAFPSSLVYYLGFNTKDKAQPALGNPALWQAARWLVDYHSISKDLLKGQYRIHQSFLPQGFDGALDDQPFHYDVAKAKAILAKGGIKPGTKFALTVINQPPYIDVAQALQASFAKADMQIELQPVAESELWSKMRGRDFQSIFIYWGADYVDPNTNASAFAYNVPGGSKTLAWRVGWDIPDLSAKTRAAAGESDAAKRRALYTELQKTVQQNSPFVVTLQGAQQVAVRNNVNHVQQGIGVSLLFFDSVQK from the coding sequence ATGCGCTCACTGATTTTACTCGTCGCTTTATGGGGCAGCAGCTTTGCACTGCACGCCGCCACACCGAAAGATACCCTTGTCGTCGCCGTCCCGCTCGACGGCATTATTAGCTTCGACCCCGCTGAAAGCTTCGAAACCGTCAGTAACAGCGTGCAGCACAACATCTACCAAACGTTAGTGGAGGCGGATCGTAATGATCCACAGAAACTGGCTCCGCTGCTGGCCACCCACTGGCAACAAGGCAGCACGCCGCACAGCTTAGTGTTCAACATCCAACCCGACGCACACTTCTCCAGCGGCAATCCGGTGACGGCGCAGGATGTGATCTTCTCACTGACGCGCGCGGTACAGCTCAACAAAGCGCCCTCTTTCATTCTCGCCGAATTTGGCTGGACCAATGAAAACATCGCCAGCCAGTTTAAAGTGCTGAATGACCATCAGCTGGAGATTCAGTGGCCAGCGCAGATTGGTCAGAACCTGGCGCTGCGCCTGCTGACCGCGCCGGTGGCCTCGGTGGTGGATAGCAAAACCGTGCAGCAACACGTCGCTAATAACGATCTCGGCAACGGCTGGCTGCACACCAACTCCGCCGGCAGCGGCGCATTTATCCTTCAGCAATATGTGCCGCAGCAGGCGCTGGTGCTGAGCGCCAACCAACAAGCTAATCCGCAGCCGAAGCTGAAACGCATTCTGCTTAAAGGCGTGGCGGATGCCGGTGCGCGTCGTCTGCTGATTCAGCAAGGCGATGTCGATGTGGCGTATCAGCTTGGCCCGGATCAGATTGATGCGCTGAAGAGCGACAAGAACCTGCGCATTGAAGCCTTCCCATCTAGCCTGGTTTACTACCTCGGTTTCAATACCAAAGACAAAGCACAACCGGCATTAGGCAATCCGGCGCTGTGGCAAGCCGCGCGCTGGCTGGTGGATTACCATTCCATCTCGAAGGATTTGCTGAAAGGTCAGTACCGCATTCATCAGAGCTTCCTGCCGCAGGGCTTTGACGGCGCGCTGGACGATCAGCCGTTCCACTACGATGTGGCGAAAGCCAAAGCGATTTTAGCCAAAGGCGGCATCAAGCCAGGGACGAAGTTTGCGCTGACGGTGATCAATCAGCCGCCCTACATTGACGTGGCGCAGGCGCTGCAGGCCAGCTTCGCCAAAGCCGATATGCAGATTGAGTTGCAGCCGGTGGCGGAATCCGAGTTGTGGAGCAAAATGCGCGGTCGCGATTTCCAGTCGATCTTCATCTATTGGGGCGCGGACTATGTCGATCCGAACACCAACGCCAGCGCCTTTGCGTATAACGTGCCGGGCGGTTCCAAAACCCTGGCGTGGCGCGTCGGCTGGGATATTCCGGATCTGAGCGCGAAAACCCGCGCTGCCGCCGGTGAAAGCGATGCCGCTAAGCGCCGCGCGCTCTATACCGAGTTGCAGAAAACCGTGCAACAGAACTCACCGTTCGTAGTGACGCTGCAAGGCGCACAGCAGGTGGCGGTGCGGAATAACGTGAATCATGTGCAGCAAGGGATTGGCGTGAGTTTGCTGTTTTTTGATTCGGTGCAGAAGTAG